The following coding sequences are from one Schizosaccharomyces osmophilus chromosome 1, complete sequence window:
- a CDS encoding CCAAT-binding factor complex subunit Php2 has protein sequence MNPYEPVEGLYVNAKQYHRILKRREARARLEERLRGLQTTKKPYLHESRHKHAMRRPRGPGGRFLTAEKVSQLKAQEALEAGKSESPSGSESRGLMDTLDSTPTGATSNEFLTTNETGDDSPSTLSSQVPINTAGGSAGLDITRSKEETQQNPSIFGGASTANSNLHPISANPNTNAHTHSGALDPKRNSATSSAALPAHASTGPTSIGHSGNSVNPQIHTPSAITNSKHHRQPDPSSNASTLSGNENLQLRTANPSTVSDSLSVNGSGVDLNLSNPMVLQLDPSNLLHAPPSNQNSPRSPFFPSSTTAEGSRPSPSVANHHHTTVSNPDYRSLPTTTHPNDVFHRNATQTYHTTPSSELTGPNGDSFADLDVYQTDDPVTNSLIQSHNPMGPIGDLSDPSAAHGSGIPNLSSHHMGHLNLTDNDQNSIIIDQQPYTSHDSANAHP, from the coding sequence ATGAATCCATACGAGCCCGTAGAGGGATTGTATGTGAATGCTAAACAATATCATCGTATTCTGAAAAGGCGAGAAGCCCGTGCTCGTCTGGAGGAGCGTTTGCGTGGATTGCAAACAACGAAAAAGCCATATCTACATGAGTCAAGACACAAACATGCGATGAGACGTCCCCGTGGCCCCGGTGGACGATTCTTGACGGCGGAAAAAGTTTCGCAGCTAAAGGCGCAAGAAGCATTGGAAGCAGGAAAATCAGAAAGCCCTAGTGGTTCCGAAAGTCGTGGCTTGATGGACACACTCGATTCAACCCCTACAGGTGCTACAAGCAACGAATTTCTAACCACCAACGAGACTGGCGATGACAGTCCTTCTACTCTTTCCTCGCAAGTCCCTATCAATACTGCTGGCGGCTCGGCAGGGTTGGATATAACACGTTCTAAGGAAGAGACTCAACAGAATCCTTCGATTTTTGGTGGTGCTTCAACTGCGAATTCGAATCTTCATCCCATTTCTGCCAATCCAAATACTAATGCTCATACTCATTCTGGTGCCCTAGATCCGAAACGAAATAGTGCTACCTCATCTGCTGCTCTTCCCGCCCATGCGTCTACTGGCCCTACAAGCATTGGTCATTCTGGTAACTCTGTGAATCCTCAGATTCATACTCCTTCTGCAATTACCAACAGTAAGCATCATCGACAACCCGACCCTTCGTCGAATGCTTCTACTTTGTCTGGCAATGAAAATTTACAACTTCGGACGGCTAATCCCTCCACTGTTTCCGATTCTCTTTCCGTAAATGGTTCCGGTGTAGATCTCAATTTGTCGAATCCAATGGTCTTACAACTGGATCCTTCAAATCTGTTGCATGCTCCTCCTTCCAACCAAAACTCACCTCGTTCACCCTTCTTCCCTTCCTCAACTACCGCTGAAGGTAGTAGACCTTCGCCATCCGTCGCTAATCATCACCATACTACCGTCAGCAATCCCGATTACCGAAGCCTACCTACTACAACCCATCCTAACGATGTTTTTCACAGAAACGCTACTCAAACTTACCACACTACTCCTAGTTCCGAATTGACCGGACCAAATGGCGATTCATTTGCAGATTTAGATGTATACCAAACAGATGATCCTGTAACGAATAGTCTTATTCAATCTCACAATCCCATGGGCCCAATTGGAGATTTAAGCGACCCAAGCGCCGCCCATGGCTCCGGGATTCCAAACTTGAGCAGTCATCATATGGGTCATCTTAATTTAACAGACAATGACCAAAATTCTATAATTATTGATCAGCAACCATACACTTCCCATGATTCCGCCAATGCTCATCCCTAA
- the nbl1 gene encoding Borealin-like protein Nbl1 produces MNKRKRVEEIGESKHRQVRQRILQERKTDILENLAFELSDKIRRLRSNAGLLASTIRMRGEMRVASIPRAQRNMKLRDFQPFLSSNTPVTPWRTRIQEFYKLEELSMSKRKPNSAKASPSKTPTPMRVMKQKASTQDS; encoded by the exons ATgaataaacgaaaaaggGTCGAAGAGATTGGGGAATCCAAGCACCGTCAGGTTCGACAACGTATTTTGCAGGAACGCAAAACGGATATCCTTGAAAATCTTGCTTTTGAAT TGTCCGATAAAATTCGACGATTGCGATCCAATGCAGGTTTGCTGGCTTCTACCATACGCATGAGGGGAGAAATGCGTGTGGCTTCTATCCCCCGTGCTCAAAGAAATATGAAACTTCGTGATTTTCAACCCTTTTTGTCATCCAATACACCCGTCACTCCTTGGCGAAC TCGGATTCAAGAATTCTATAAACTCGAAGAATTATCCATGTCGAAACGGAAACCGAATTCCGCAAAAGCAAGTCCTTCCAAGACCCCTACTCCTATGCGAGTGATGAAGCAAAAAGCCTCTACTCAGGACTCGTAG
- the pex5 gene encoding peroxisomal targeting signal receptor Pex5 → MSFSSQPGCSATQNPVRKLNLSVHDGALKSKAYHPKALSNSLHPSTVAAPSFASSESSAFQRWKDFSQSSNQNQHFSRFNDTAKSSPLALNSDLSEEFSAYKNRQSQNSEAQWCSEFHQQLPSGVNSDAIKPRNELVDTVPIPFSSPHLPLFAPSTQSTLETAQVDENEFMEQFNNASLQLINSENEKLKQPSQAPLTLEQLWTDRLTTLRANGLDPKSLEDYQARWEELYAEAKVRFPYLTEKNEQLNNFTNDESTSNQYASSQATNTQGTDIPEVSYTNINKEDDLAKEDVFSDEQFDSNLKKIETLPFLENVYEKAQMLIKNNGSICEAAVLLEKSILQNPSHLETWQSLAYVHTLLGNESRVVESLIETKNLGSNQANTEMDLAVAYVNQGLRENALACLRDWLYTSHPEYSSRFSSIEHKFERLKAPDNTKAVQACFLDLIYLLLTSKKADDKAQTGLGITMYLLEDFSKAADCFQKAAQSDPRNCVLWNKLGASLTNSNQEGKALQAYKRSLELQPQYVRTRSNLSISCINMSCYEEAAEHILDAVDIVQDKHGVLTRCESSTELWDMLRKVLLVGYQSMSLASLAKPGSSTSELRNKIESFTGEDEYY, encoded by the coding sequence ATGTCGTTTTCCTCTCAACCTGGATGTTCAGCAACGCAAAATCCGGTTCGAAAACTGAACTTGTCCGTACACGATGGGGCTTTAAAATCAAAGGCTTATCATCCCAAAGCTCTAAGCAACTCGCTTCATCCCTCTACTGTTGCGGCTCCTAGTTTTGCATCTTCGGAGTCCTCTGCATTTCAACGTTGGAAAGATTTCAGTCAGTCATCTAATCAAAATCAGCATTTTTCACGATTTAATGATACCGCAAAGAGTTCTCCTTTGGCTCTAAATTCAGATTTGTCTGAAGAGTTTTCAGCCTATAAAAATCGACAAAGTCAAAACTCCGAAGCACAATGGTGTTCTGAATTTCATCAGCAGCTACCGTCCGGAGTCAATAGTGATGCCATAAAGCCAAGAAATGAACTGGTAGATACCGTGCcgattcctttttcatcgCCTCATTTGCCTTTGTTTGCACCCTCAACTCAATCTACTTTGGAAACTGCTCAAGTCGATGAAAACGAGTTCATGGAACAATTTAATAACGCGTCCTTACAATTGATCAATTCAGAGAATGAGAAGCTTAAACAACCCTCTCAAGCGCCATTGACCTTGGAACAGCTGTGGACAGACAGGTTGACCACTCTACGAGCAAATGGCCTTGATCCGAAGTCACTTGAAGATTATCAAGCACGCTGGGAAGAGTTGTATGCAGAAGCAAAGGTAAGATTTCCTTACTTAACTGAGAAAAACGAACAGCTGAATAATTTTACAAATGACGAAAGTACGTCAAACCAGTATGCTTCCTCACAAGCTACAAATACGCAGGGAACGGATATACCGGAAGTTTCGTATACAAATATAAACAAGGAAGATGATCTCGCAAAAGAGGACGTATTTAGTGACGAACAATTTGACtccaatttaaaaaaaatagaaacaCTTCCCTTTCTAGAGAATGTTTATGAGAAAGCTCAAATGTTAATAAAGAACAACGGTTCAATTTGCGAAGCCGCAGTTTTACTTGAAAAATCtattttgcaaaatcctTCACATTTAGAAACTTGGCAGTCTCTTGCATATGTTCATACCTTGCTAGGCAACGAAAGCCGAGTTGTCGAATCTTTAatagaaacgaaaaatttGGGTTCTAATCAAGCCAACACTGAAATGGATTTGGCAGTAGCATATGTAAACCAGGGTTTGCGAGAAAATGCTTTAGCATGTTTGCGCGACTGGCTTTATACGTCTCATCCTGAATATTCTAGCCGTTTTTCCAGTATAGAGCACAAGTTTGAAAGATTGAAAGCTCCTGATAATACAAAAGCTGTTCAAGCTTGCTTTCTTGACTtgatatatttattattaacATCCAAGAAAGCTGATGACAAGGCTCAGACCGGATTGGGAATTACCATGTATCTTTTGGAGGATTTCTCAAAAGCGGCTGATTGCTTTCAGAAAGCGGCCCAAAGCGATCCCAGAAACTGTGTTTTGTGGAATAAATTGGGAGCCTCGTTAACAAATTCAAATCAAGAAGGAAAGGCATTACAAGCTTACAAGCGTTCGTTGGAGCTACAGCCTCAGTATGTTCGCACACGGTCCAACCTTTCCATATCATGTATAAATATGAGTTGTTATGAGGAAGCAGCAGAACATATCTTAGATGCAGTTGATATTGTTCAAGACAAACATGGAGTGTTAACTCGCTGTGAATCTAGCACTGAACTCTGGGATATGCTACGGAAGGTACTACTCGTGGGATACCAAAGCATGAGCTTGGCTTCACTGGCAAAACCGGGATCTAGTACGAGCGAActaagaaataaaatagaatccTTTACAGGAGAGGACGAATACTATTAA
- the pir2 gene encoding MTREC (exosome adaptor) complex zf-C2H2 type zinc finger subunit Pir2: MSDIEQTDNRETSRFRRDKIRKRSQSPPYDNGAGSYRERSPISGRDSYRDEHYDKRPRVSGAHYSSSRSINDPYSQEAVISYERFIRWYSQENLISSTTEDLYKSLHGTYNSYKQDLYARTAKSFVLDHCDEAWFEDTYWFDESQGRLREISEKEKSYRLSMHNIFLEKFENGYYDAFKLPNDQDIPTEVKNLSSETNPDMDSLVKEVPYFKYLMDSRESAKDRTLLIRHVLPSISMANMHQVFDNIDIIDYFSVSRMKFTKDYERSVWVHLKPDVAIEGAKEILDGVQLASNYTIETESPKFPRNCVPASLPSISSSNDASKKILSILYKTMNRFVVMYNLPQDISEKLQDKVFSVPVDTEDEIEKERIHNVQLCDILVEYLRQVATFDFWTCRNYSSLIALLQDNPAGYSRKPYDDNNEVSQEETVWFSNLENDYACLLDPESVDLKSKGSLPVDSFVNSEIDSVILREDEQKYRCHVGACTKLFLGPKFVIKHITKKHPEWLDHVKKIAICLRNYVLDPGRVMDPKVVSPSHAAQYLANKNYSISYPGNSYDRKRNGPEFEDLQHTSSQKPYHRQDTYSERRDQYKDYRDLDAPTQKIPELDY, encoded by the exons ATGAGCGATATTGAACAGACAGATAATCGAGAGACTAGTCGATTCAGAAGAG ATAAAATTCGAAAAAGATCACAGAGCCCTCCGTATGACAATGGTGCTGGGTCCTACAGAGAGAGGTCGCCCATAAGCGGAAGAGATTCGTACAGAGACGAGCATTACGATAAAAGACCTCGAG TTTCTGGGGCTCATTATTCATCCTCAAGAAG TATCAATGACCCATATAGCCAAGAAGCTGTTATATCCTATGAGCGTTTTATTCGTTGGTATAGCCAAGAgaatttgatttcttctaCGACAGAGGATTTGTACAAATCTTTACACGGTACTTACAATAGCTATAAACAGGACCTGTATGCTAGAACTGCTAAAAGTTTTGTGCTGGATCACTGCGATGAAGCATGGTTTGAAGACACTTATTGGTTTGACGAATCTCAGGGTCGATTGCGTGAAATCTcggagaaagaaaaatcataCCGACTATCTATGCATAACatatttttagaaaagtttgaaaatgGATATTATGATGCTTTCAAGCTACCAAATGACCAGGATATACCTACTGAGGTAAAAAACTTGAGTAGCGAAACTAATCCGGATATGGATTCGCTCGTAAAGGAGGTTCCATACTTCAAATATTTAATGGACTCTAGGGAATCAGCAAAAGATAGGACCTTGTTAATTCGACACGTGTTGCCAAGCATCTCAATGGCTAACATGCACCAAGTGTTTGACAATATTGACATTATTGACTATTTCTCAGTTTCGCGCATGAAATTTACAAAGGACTACGAACGCTCTGTTTGGGTTCATCTAAAGCCAGACGTCGCGATTGAAGGggcaaaagaaatccttGACGGTGTTCAATTAGCCTCGAATTATACAATAGAAACCGAAAGTCCGAAATTCCCAAGAAACTGTGTCCCGGCTTCTCTTCCTTCTATCTCCTCTTCCAACGAtgcaagcaaaaaaattttgagtATTCTGTATAAAACAATGAATAGATTTGTTGTCATGTACAACTTACCGCAGGATATATCTGAAAAACTACAAGATAAAGTTTTTTCCGTTCCGGTAGACACAGAGgatgaaatagaaaaagaacgtATACACAACGTTCAGTTGTGTGATATACTTGTGGAGTATCTTCGTCAAGTGGCTACATTCGATTTTTGGACGTGCAGGAATTACTCAAGTCTAATCGCTTTATTGCAAGATAATCCTGCTGGATACTCAAGGAAACCTTATGATGACAACAATGAAGTCTCTCAGGAAGAAACAGTTTGGTTTTCGAATTTAGAGAATGACTACGCATGTTTGCTTGATCCCGAATCTGTCGACTTAAAATCCAAAGGTTCACTACCAGTGGATAGCTTTGTAAATTCCGAAATTGATTCGGTAATTCTTAGAGAGGACGAGCAAAAGTACCGTTGCCACGTAGGAGCCTGTACTAAACTGTTTTTGGGTCCTAAATTTGTTATAAAACATATTACCAAAAAGCATCCGGAATGGTTAGATCATGTGAAAAAGATAGCTATTTGTTTGCGGAATTACGTCTTGGATCCAGGAAGGGTTATGGATCCCAAGGTAGTAAGTCCTTCTCATGCTGCTCAGTACcttgcaaacaaaaattattcTATCTCGTATCCTGGTAACTCTTATGatcgaaaaagaaatggtCCTGAGTTTGAGGATTTACAGCATACCTCATCTCAAAAGCCATATCATCGACAAGATACATATTCGGAACGTCGTGATCAATACAAAGATTACCGGGATTTGGATGCTCCTACACAAAAAATTCCTGAATTGGATTACTGA
- the tps0 gene encoding mitochondrial outer membrane protein, TspO/MBR-related, implicated in lipid/sterol transport, tspO codes for MDLNYKIFTSISQTWWTAGLVPTAFGWLTASVNKKSVDIYNKSRKPRFHPPAYLFGPVWTALYFAMGYASHLAYRADPLLITNAGRKGAALYLTQLALNVAWMPLFLYGKPKLALVNIGALTGMVGWLVKTWWPIAPTASKILIPYLAWLGYAGYLNFGHCLLN; via the exons ATGGACTtgaattataaaatttttacGAGCATTTCGCAAACCTGGTGGACCGCCGGTCTTGTGCCTACTGCATTCGGATGGTTAACGGCGAGCGTCAATAAAAAGAGCGTTGACATCTATAATAAAAGCAGGAAGCCAAGATTTCACCCACCCGCTTACCTTTTTGGCCCCGTTTGGACAGCTTTATATTTTGCTATGGGTTATGCCTCGCATTTGGCTTACCGAGCGGATCCCCTGCTGATTACCAATGCCGGTCGCAAAGGTGCGGCTTTGTATCTAACCCAATTGGCGCTTAATGTTGCGTGGATGCCACTCTTCTTGTACGGGAAACCAAAACTCGCCCTCGTCAACATTGGAGCATTGACGGGTATGGTAGGCTGGCTGGTCAAGACATGGTGGCCGATCGCTCCAACTGCATCCAAGATACTTATTCCTTACCTAGCTTGGTTGGGATATGCTGGTTATTTG AATTTTGGTCATTGTCTGTTAAATTAA
- the hob3 gene encoding BAR adaptor protein Hob3, with protein MEPVVSMLPLPHSRMSWHGFKKAVNRAGTSVMMKTGHVERTVDREFETEERRYRTMETAAKKLQKEAKGYLDALRAMTASQTRIANTIDAFYGDAGSKDGVSAYYRQVVEDLDADTVKELDGPFRTTVLEPISRFCSYFPDINAAITKRNHKLLDHDAMRAKVQKLVDKPSSDPSKLPRTEKDAATAKDIYETLNNQLTTELPQLISLRVPYLDPSFEALVKIQLRFCREGYEKMAQVQQYFDSSVREDYSNGMLDDKVEQVLQSMRDLSISGLSNN; from the exons ATGGAACCAGTGGTTTCAATGCTTCCACTTCCACATTCCAGGATGAGTTGGCAtggattcaaaaaagccGTCAACCGGGCTGGTACCTCG GTGATGATGAAAACTGGTCATGTTGAACGTACCGTGGACCGTGAATTTGAAACAGAAGAACGACGCTACCGCACTATGGAAACTGCGGCTAAAAAGctacaaaaagaagctaaGGGTTATTTGGATGCACTTCGTGCCATGACAGCTTCCCAAACGAGAATTGCTAACACAATTGATGCCTTTTATGGAGACGCCGGTTCCAAAGACGGTGTAAGCGCTTACTATCGGCAAGTAGTCGAAGATTTGGATGCAGACACCGTCAAAGAGCTTGATGGTCCTTTCCGTACTACTGTCTTGGAACCTATTTCAAGGTTCTGTAGCTATTTCCCTGACATCAACGCTGCCATCACCAAACGAAATCATAAATTGCTCGACCATGATGCTATGCGTGCCAAAGTTCAAAAGCTGGTTGATAAGCCTTCTAGTGATCCTTCAAAGCTTCCCCGAACGGAGAAAGATGCAGCTACTGCGAAGGACATATACGAAACTCTTAATAATCAACTCACCACCGAATTACCACAACTGATTAGTCTTCGTGTTCCTTACCTTGACCCAAGCTTTGAAGCCTTGGTCAAAATTCAGCTGCGCTTCTGTCGCGAAGGCTATGAAAAAATGGCTCAAGTTCAGCAGTACTTTGACAGCTCAGTCCGTGAAGACTACTCGAATGGAATGCTTGATGACAAAGTGGAACAGGTTCTCCAGAGCATGCGTGATCTTTCTATCAGTGGTCTAAGCAATAAttaa